The proteins below are encoded in one region of Herpetosiphon gulosus:
- a CDS encoding dihydrolipoamide acetyltransferase family protein, which yields MAKKLEMPKMGYDMVEGTLAKWLKKPGDEVSRGEPIAEVETDKVTIEIEAFEAGTILKFLVNEGDTVPVGAPIAEIDDGSGDDEAEAANASVTPASDAPAVGEGGEAAPSAPAVAAQPEKVEATPATSAPAESTGRLFATPAARGLAEQRGVNLVGLKGSGPDGRIVKADVLAAAAVPKAAPSAAAAAAAPAAAPAAQVASPVPAPVGLIFAPPAPNSVYTEEPLSRLRQTAAKRMVESQQQVPPFFVTSTIEMDAIQALLPKLREAHGGKLSVTELLLKACAIALKKFPALNSTFAGDKLLVHKDVHISVAVATDAGLLAPVVRNCDSLSLGAISNQMRDVIGRTRDGKAGLDDLQGGTFTVSNLGMFDVTNFIAIITPPQSAILAVGSTIATPVVRDGEIVIRQLMNVTVSADHRATDGASVAQFLVELKNLLQNPFKLLL from the coding sequence ATGGCGAAGAAACTAGAAATGCCCAAAATGGGCTACGATATGGTCGAAGGTACTTTGGCCAAATGGTTGAAAAAGCCAGGCGATGAGGTTTCGCGTGGTGAACCAATTGCTGAAGTCGAAACCGATAAGGTCACGATTGAAATCGAGGCTTTTGAGGCTGGTACAATCTTAAAGTTCTTGGTCAACGAAGGCGATACCGTGCCAGTTGGTGCGCCAATCGCTGAAATTGACGATGGCTCAGGCGATGACGAAGCCGAAGCCGCCAATGCCAGCGTTACTCCCGCTAGCGATGCACCAGCCGTGGGCGAAGGTGGCGAGGCCGCTCCAAGTGCTCCTGCCGTGGCCGCTCAGCCCGAAAAAGTTGAGGCTACGCCAGCCACTAGCGCCCCTGCTGAATCGACAGGTCGCTTGTTTGCAACCCCAGCCGCTCGCGGTTTGGCCGAACAACGTGGCGTGAATTTGGTAGGTCTCAAGGGTTCTGGCCCTGATGGCCGGATTGTCAAGGCCGACGTGTTGGCTGCCGCAGCCGTACCAAAAGCTGCTCCTTCAGCTGCTGCCGCAGCCGCTGCGCCAGCTGCTGCCCCTGCTGCTCAAGTGGCATCGCCAGTGCCAGCACCAGTTGGCTTGATTTTCGCACCACCAGCACCAAACTCGGTCTACACCGAGGAGCCACTCTCACGCTTGCGCCAAACCGCTGCCAAGCGCATGGTCGAAAGCCAACAACAAGTGCCACCATTCTTCGTTACTTCAACGATTGAAATGGATGCGATTCAAGCCTTGTTGCCCAAGTTACGTGAAGCTCATGGTGGCAAGCTTTCAGTGACTGAATTGTTGCTCAAGGCTTGTGCCATCGCCTTGAAGAAGTTCCCGGCACTCAATTCAACCTTCGCTGGCGATAAGTTGCTGGTTCACAAAGATGTTCACATCAGCGTGGCCGTAGCAACCGATGCTGGCTTGTTGGCTCCGGTCGTGCGCAACTGCGATAGCTTGAGCCTCGGCGCAATCTCCAACCAAATGCGCGATGTGATTGGCCGTACCCGTGATGGCAAAGCTGGCCTCGATGATCTCCAAGGTGGTACGTTCACCGTCAGCAACTTGGGGATGTTCGATGTCACCAACTTTATCGCGATTATCACGCCACCCCAAAGCGCAATTTTGGCAGTCGGTAGCACGATTGCCACTCCGGTTGTGCGCGATGGTGAAATTGTGATTCGCCAATTGATGAATGTCACAGTTTCAGCCGACCACCGCGCCACTGATGGAGCAAGCGTCGCCCAGTTCTTGGTTGAACTCAAGAACTTGCTACAAAACCCATTCAAGCTCTTACTCTAA
- a CDS encoding alpha-ketoacid dehydrogenase subunit beta: MPVITYSEALRQALREAMTNDPRVFIIGEDVVHYDSAYGVTKGFEKEFGPERIKDMPIAEAGYAGLGIGAAMNGLRPIVEMMTTNFAILALDMIINHAAKLHYMFGGQFTCPIVFRMPNGYGQLSATHSQAFDNYYAYMPGLKVVVPGTPYDAKGLMKAAIEDPDPVIFIEHTGIYNIKGEVPEESYTVPIGKSNLLRDGKDVTIVGYGRMIPYCQQAVETLASEGIDAALVDLRTIRPLDMEPVLESFRKTNRAVIATEEWTSVGVGSEIAARLYTEGFDHLDAPIWRVGFDEVPMPYAKNLEAHVVPNADSVIQAVKNVLAGKTQKIRQQ; the protein is encoded by the coding sequence ATGCCCGTTATAACCTACTCGGAAGCCTTGCGCCAAGCATTGCGCGAAGCAATGACCAACGATCCACGGGTGTTTATCATTGGTGAAGATGTTGTTCACTACGATAGCGCTTACGGTGTCACCAAAGGGTTTGAAAAAGAGTTCGGCCCCGAACGCATCAAAGATATGCCAATTGCTGAAGCTGGTTATGCTGGCTTAGGCATCGGCGCTGCGATGAACGGCTTGCGCCCGATCGTGGAAATGATGACTACCAACTTTGCAATTTTGGCGCTGGATATGATTATCAACCACGCTGCTAAATTGCACTATATGTTCGGTGGCCAATTTACCTGCCCGATTGTGTTCCGTATGCCCAATGGCTATGGTCAATTGAGTGCCACCCACTCACAAGCCTTCGATAACTACTATGCCTACATGCCTGGCTTGAAAGTGGTTGTGCCCGGCACACCATACGATGCCAAGGGCTTGATGAAGGCTGCGATTGAAGATCCCGATCCAGTAATTTTCATCGAACACACTGGGATCTATAACATCAAGGGCGAAGTGCCAGAAGAAAGCTACACTGTACCGATTGGCAAATCGAACTTGTTGCGCGATGGCAAAGATGTGACGATCGTGGGCTATGGCCGCATGATTCCTTACTGCCAACAAGCCGTTGAAACCTTGGCTAGCGAAGGCATCGATGCAGCCTTGGTTGACTTGCGCACCATTCGTCCGCTCGACATGGAGCCAGTCTTGGAAAGCTTCCGCAAAACCAATCGTGCTGTAATCGCCACCGAAGAGTGGACTTCAGTTGGCGTTGGCTCGGAAATTGCCGCTCGCTTGTATACCGAAGGCTTTGATCACTTGGATGCTCCAATTTGGCGCGTAGGCTTTGACGAAGTGCCAATGCCCTATGCCAAAAACTTGGAAGCCCATGTGGTTCCCAATGCCGATTCAGTCATTCAAGCAGTCAAGAATGTATTGGCAGGCAAGACCCAAAAGATTCGGCAACAGTAG
- the pdhA gene encoding pyruvate dehydrogenase (acetyl-transferring) E1 component subunit alpha: MEKQDLLADYRTMVLIRSFEEHCQQQYTRARIGGFLHLYVGQEAVAVGAIGALKAQDHLVTHYRDHGHALARGLEPKPLMAELFGRSTGTGKGKGGSMHFADKNKNFWGGYAIVGAHLLLAMGIAYSIKYKREVLGQADQDGVVMCFFGDGATNGGEFYEAVSMAALYKLPIVFLCENNEFAMGTPLSVHTSVTEIHKKASPFMPGERVNGNDVEEMRARALYAVNHARTEGPYFLEAMTYRLRGHSAADPQMYRTRDDINARRSGDPIALLKQKLIDQNLLTEKQAKQIEKDVEKEMDAVVQFAEESPAPDLSEAWTEIYSKPL, encoded by the coding sequence ATGGAAAAGCAAGATTTACTTGCCGATTACCGCACGATGGTGCTGATTCGCTCATTTGAAGAACATTGCCAGCAACAGTACACCCGTGCTCGGATCGGCGGCTTCTTGCACTTATATGTTGGGCAAGAAGCAGTCGCGGTTGGTGCGATTGGTGCCTTGAAAGCACAAGATCATTTAGTCACCCACTATCGCGACCATGGCCACGCCCTTGCTCGTGGCTTGGAACCCAAACCTCTGATGGCTGAATTGTTTGGCCGCAGTACTGGCACCGGTAAAGGCAAAGGCGGCTCAATGCACTTTGCTGATAAAAATAAAAATTTCTGGGGCGGTTACGCCATCGTTGGTGCGCACTTGCTGTTGGCCATGGGGATTGCCTACTCGATCAAATACAAGCGCGAAGTGCTTGGCCAAGCTGATCAAGATGGCGTTGTGATGTGTTTCTTTGGCGATGGCGCAACCAATGGCGGCGAATTCTACGAAGCTGTCAGCATGGCTGCATTATATAAATTGCCAATCGTTTTCTTGTGCGAAAACAACGAATTTGCCATGGGTACGCCGCTCAGCGTGCATACCTCGGTTACCGAAATTCACAAAAAAGCTTCGCCATTTATGCCAGGCGAACGGGTGAATGGCAACGACGTTGAAGAAATGCGTGCTCGCGCCCTTTACGCCGTCAACCATGCCCGCACCGAAGGCCCATATTTCTTAGAAGCGATGACCTACCGTCTACGTGGTCACTCGGCTGCCGACCCCCAAATGTATCGAACTCGCGACGATATTAATGCTCGGCGTTCCGGCGACCCAATTGCTTTGCTCAAGCAAAAACTGATCGATCAAAACTTGTTGACTGAAAAACAAGCCAAACAAATCGAGAAAGACGTTGAAAAGGAAATGGATGCAGTGGTGCAATTTGCCGAAGAAAGCCCTGCCCCAGACCTGAGCGAAGCATGGACCGAAATCTATTCGAAGCCGCTCTAA